TGTCAAGTAGACAGCACAAAAAAATAAAATAAATTAAGCAGCCTTGGTTCGAACTTCCATCGGACTAAGGCTGTTTAGTCTTATCTGTAATCTGTCATGGTTATAAAAATGAATGTAGTTGGCAATGTCCTTTTCAAGGGCTTCAAAGTCTTGGTATTTGTGCAGACGATACTTTTCACACTTGAGTGTTCCCCAGAATCCTTCCATCGGTCCATTGTCAATGCACTTTCCGACACGTGACATACTTTGCGTTAAGCCATGGCTGTCTACTCGTTTCTTAAATCCCCACGAGGTGTACTGGTAGCCTCGGTCGCTGTGAATCATCGGTGTCGCACCGGGTGCCATTTCCAAGGCTAAATCCAACGTCCGGAAAACAAGGCTATTATCGTTGAAACGGCTTAACACATGGGCAACAATCGACTTGTCATGCAAGTCCAGGATCGCGCTGAGATAAGCTTTGTGTCCGTCTCCGTATTTGAGCTCCGTCACGTCGGTCAACCATTTTTCATTGGACTTTACTGCAGAGAACTGGCGGTTCAATAGGTTTTCTGCCACTTGTTGTGGTGTTGACGTAACATATCTCTTTTTCTTCCGGCGAATAACAGATTGGATTCCTGCCACCCTCATCAGGCGATATATCCGCTTGTAGTTAATTTGCTGGCCGGTTTGCCGTCTTAGATTGATGGTTAATTGTCGATACCCATAAATCCCTTCGACCTTCTCGTAGAGCACAATCATCATTTTCATGAGTTGTCCGTTCTTCTGCTCGAGGGGGCT
The genomic region above belongs to bacterium and contains:
- a CDS encoding IS3 family transposase, with the translated sequence MYLTIQAIQQEKHFSIHLLCQIAEIPRSSYYKWLKRRVSPLEQKNGQLMKMMIVLYEKVEGIYGYRQLTINLRRQTGQQINYKRIYRLMRVAGIQSVIRRKKKRYVTSTPQQVAENLLNRQFSAVKSNEKWLTDVTELKYGDGHKAYLSAILDLHDKSIVAHVLSRFNDNSLVFRTLDLALEMAPGATPMIHSDRGYQYTSWGFKKRVDSHGLTQSMSRVGKCIDNGPMEGFWGTLKCEKYRLHKYQDFEALEKDIANYIHFYNHDRLQIRLNSLSPMEVRTKAA